Proteins encoded together in one Planctopirus ephydatiae window:
- the panC gene encoding pantoate--beta-alanine ligase: protein MRVVETIAECRKELSKLRQFGGRTGFVPTMGALHAGHVSLMEICRRQVEISVASIFVNPTQFAPTEDLSRYPRPLEHDLELCRASGVDLVFVPTVAEMYPPLAQTNVSVSTLTTLWEGQLRPTHFQGVTTVVTKLFNIVQPQFAFFGQKDYQQQAILRRMVQDLDQPVRIRTCSTIRESDGLAMSSRNAYLTSEQRSQATQIYRGLAKSESLWQAGDRSPAALEHAIKTTIAEVPALDIDYVAIVDPETLKLLDTIDTGAVALVACRLGTTRLIDNLLLGNARQIVESD from the coding sequence GTGAGGGTTGTCGAGACGATTGCCGAATGTCGCAAGGAGTTATCTAAGCTGCGGCAATTTGGAGGACGAACCGGGTTTGTACCCACCATGGGAGCGCTCCATGCCGGCCATGTCAGCTTGATGGAGATCTGTCGCCGGCAGGTTGAGATTTCAGTCGCCAGTATTTTTGTCAATCCGACCCAGTTTGCACCCACTGAAGATTTGAGTCGCTATCCGCGACCGCTCGAACATGATCTGGAATTGTGTCGAGCCAGTGGTGTGGATCTGGTCTTTGTGCCGACTGTGGCTGAAATGTATCCGCCACTCGCCCAGACCAATGTGTCGGTTTCCACTCTGACCACTCTCTGGGAAGGGCAATTGCGGCCCACACATTTTCAGGGTGTGACCACGGTCGTGACGAAACTCTTCAATATCGTGCAGCCCCAATTCGCTTTTTTTGGCCAGAAGGATTATCAGCAGCAGGCGATTCTCCGGAGAATGGTGCAGGATCTGGATCAGCCTGTCAGAATCCGTACTTGCAGCACGATTCGAGAATCTGATGGCCTGGCAATGAGCAGTCGCAACGCTTATCTGACCAGCGAGCAGCGATCTCAGGCAACTCAGATTTATCGTGGTCTCGCGAAATCCGAAAGCCTCTGGCAGGCTGGTGATCGATCCCCAGCTGCGCTGGAACATGCCATTAAAACAACAATCGCCGAAGTCCCGGCTCTCGACATCGATTATGTCGCTATTGTCGATCCCGAAACATTAAAACTACTGGATACGATTGATACTGGAGCTGTCGCCCTGGTGGCCTGCCGGTTAGGAACTACCCGGCTGATTGATAATCTGCTCCTGGGGAATGCGAGACAGATCGTTGAGAGTGATTGA
- a CDS encoding class I SAM-dependent methyltransferase, which produces MHPAARKSTVEEIRNRFDHDVERFSNLETGQTSTIDAAYCLDLIARAAQVTIPGAQELLDIGCGAGNFSLKLLQAIPTMNVTLIDLSEPMLNRARSRLETSTAKKISSIQGDIRELELPQQKFDLVVAAAVLHHLRTDDEWTLVFRKIYDAMQPGGWFWIFDLVDSSTREIELVMKSIYGDYLTQLKDAAYCQHVFDYIAKEDTPKPIVDQLFKLSAVGFESLEILHKNVSFAAFGGRKPLSSAEV; this is translated from the coding sequence ATGCATCCTGCAGCCCGCAAATCCACCGTTGAAGAGATTCGGAATCGCTTCGATCATGATGTCGAGCGATTCTCAAATCTTGAGACAGGCCAGACCTCAACTATTGATGCGGCATATTGCCTCGATCTGATTGCACGAGCCGCTCAAGTCACCATACCGGGTGCTCAAGAGCTGCTGGATATTGGCTGTGGGGCGGGCAACTTTTCGCTGAAGTTGCTCCAGGCAATCCCAACGATGAACGTAACTTTAATCGACCTGAGCGAACCCATGCTCAACCGGGCACGCTCTCGACTGGAAACCTCCACCGCCAAAAAGATCTCTTCCATCCAGGGCGATATTCGAGAGCTGGAGCTTCCTCAACAGAAATTTGATCTCGTGGTCGCTGCGGCTGTTCTGCATCATTTACGAACTGATGACGAGTGGACCCTCGTCTTCCGCAAAATCTATGACGCGATGCAGCCTGGCGGCTGGTTCTGGATTTTTGATCTGGTCGACAGTTCAACACGCGAAATCGAACTCGTCATGAAGTCGATCTACGGCGATTATCTCACCCAATTGAAAGATGCAGCTTATTGCCAGCACGTGTTCGACTACATCGCCAAAGAAGATACTCCCAAACCTATTGTCGATCAGCTTTTCAAGCTGAGTGCTGTCGGTTTTGAATCACTGGAGATTCTGCATAAGAATGTCTCGTTTGCCGCCTTTGGCGGCCGCAAACCACTCTCTTCAGCCGAAGTCTAA
- a CDS encoding amidohydrolase family protein, with protein sequence MVANSTSTETDFPIIDTHQHLWDLDLFELRWLKKDPEVSAAAQPLGKSHRPHDYQAAAEGLGIVKSIYMEVDVVFEQQTREVEYVTALCEDPQNLMCGAVVSGCPGTPGFEKWASYLSKNRWIKGVRRVLHADDTPRGTCTQPEFIRSMQQLGEYNLSFDFCIRPGELKDAALVAKACPGTRFILDHCSNMPVHGGSPELRSLWQDGLKALADQENVVCKISGIVASTQDENWRPADLKPVIETTVETFGIHRVMFASDWPVCTTRSSLKRWISALKEIVAHRPSEQQRRLFHDNALAFYGLAD encoded by the coding sequence ATGGTTGCGAACTCGACTTCTACCGAGACTGATTTCCCGATCATCGATACGCACCAGCATCTATGGGATCTCGATTTATTCGAACTGCGATGGCTGAAAAAGGATCCTGAGGTTTCAGCCGCAGCACAACCGCTCGGGAAGAGCCATCGACCGCACGATTATCAGGCAGCGGCTGAAGGCTTAGGGATCGTCAAAAGCATCTACATGGAAGTCGATGTCGTCTTTGAGCAGCAAACGAGGGAAGTCGAGTATGTCACTGCGCTGTGCGAAGACCCGCAAAATCTGATGTGTGGCGCTGTCGTCTCTGGTTGCCCAGGCACACCGGGCTTTGAAAAATGGGCTTCCTATTTGAGCAAGAACCGCTGGATCAAGGGGGTGCGCAGAGTCCTGCATGCGGATGACACACCCCGAGGAACCTGCACTCAACCTGAGTTTATTCGCAGTATGCAGCAACTGGGTGAGTACAACCTGAGCTTCGACTTTTGTATTCGACCCGGTGAATTGAAGGATGCGGCGTTGGTCGCCAAAGCCTGTCCCGGCACTCGTTTTATCCTCGATCACTGTAGCAACATGCCCGTCCACGGAGGGAGCCCAGAGTTGCGAAGCCTCTGGCAGGATGGCCTTAAAGCTCTCGCCGATCAGGAAAACGTCGTCTGCAAGATTTCAGGAATCGTCGCGAGTACTCAAGATGAAAACTGGAGACCTGCCGACCTGAAACCAGTCATTGAGACCACAGTAGAAACTTTTGGCATTCATCGGGTCATGTTTGCCAGTGACTGGCCCGTCTGCACGACCCGATCGTCTCTGAAGCGATGGATATCAGCCCTTAAGGAAATTGTCGCTCATCGTCCCAGCGAACAGCAACGACGCTTATTTCATGATAACGCCCTGGCGTTTTATGGTTTGGCCGATTGA
- a CDS encoding HlyD family secretion protein has translation MTAATTTLQSSVDITVQPPVPVPTIRLALMAFLVLGAGATLTAGLDLMESKHCQGALEAQISVVRAERSAQISQVHVMPGAVVAVGQPLITVLDPNVIERIATLEQQLTEAKAEVERSKAEAAVDLEWRRRELKAAEFDAQLRAAELLQSQFQKQVEHVAWQDYLKRLNPVTTLVSLKAEAGSIIFDKSLPDEERLRALVAQDAAATTVEAISVQLQICEKRLIDLKELDKDLVQLIQKAHGVEVAKAKVQRIEFELSDLTAKKQGVTILSENYGTVSDLSLKAGDIVTAGQKLLDLVDQDRRYLLASIPSKDISQVSKGSKVELIFPGNQIRQGTVVDIPLRAESVVASSVHDVPIDVRVEASGREWPDLPLGTRVRVNFGRKL, from the coding sequence ATGACGGCTGCGACGACAACACTTCAATCTTCGGTGGATATCACTGTTCAGCCACCGGTTCCCGTGCCCACGATCCGGCTGGCTCTGATGGCTTTTCTCGTGCTGGGCGCGGGAGCAACGCTGACTGCCGGTTTAGATCTGATGGAGTCAAAGCATTGCCAGGGGGCGCTTGAAGCGCAGATTTCGGTGGTACGTGCCGAACGTTCTGCACAGATTTCGCAAGTACACGTCATGCCGGGGGCTGTGGTTGCGGTTGGTCAACCATTGATCACTGTGCTTGATCCGAATGTGATTGAGCGAATTGCAACTCTCGAGCAGCAACTGACTGAGGCCAAAGCCGAAGTTGAGCGTTCAAAGGCCGAAGCGGCTGTCGATCTCGAATGGCGGCGAAGAGAACTTAAAGCTGCGGAGTTCGATGCTCAATTGCGAGCCGCCGAGCTTCTGCAATCTCAGTTCCAAAAGCAGGTTGAGCATGTGGCGTGGCAGGATTACCTGAAGCGATTGAATCCGGTGACGACGTTAGTCAGTCTGAAGGCTGAAGCCGGGTCGATCATTTTTGACAAATCGCTTCCTGATGAAGAACGTCTCCGGGCGCTGGTGGCTCAGGATGCTGCAGCGACGACCGTCGAAGCAATTTCTGTTCAATTGCAGATCTGTGAGAAGCGTTTAATCGATCTCAAAGAGCTGGATAAAGATCTGGTTCAGTTAATCCAAAAAGCTCATGGTGTGGAAGTCGCGAAGGCTAAAGTTCAGCGAATTGAATTTGAATTGTCTGACCTCACTGCGAAAAAGCAGGGAGTCACCATTCTCAGTGAGAATTATGGAACAGTCAGTGATTTGAGTCTCAAAGCAGGTGATATTGTGACTGCGGGCCAGAAATTGCTGGATCTCGTTGATCAGGATCGCAGATATCTGCTGGCGTCAATTCCATCAAAGGATATCTCCCAGGTTTCGAAGGGCAGCAAGGTCGAGCTGATCTTCCCCGGCAATCAGATACGACAGGGAACGGTTGTCGATATCCCTTTAAGAGCCGAAAGCGTCGTGGCGAGCTCTGTGCATGATGTGCCGATCGATGTGCGGGTGGAAGCGAGTGGACGCGAATGGCCCGACCTTCCCCTGGGGACACGAGTGCGTGTGAACTTTGGTCGGAAGCTGTAG
- a CDS encoding prolipoprotein diacylglyceryl transferase: MLQVLFRIPWDHLTIRGVEIPTFGLGIVLFVWALLGAAIFGRMVWQGRVTDLLRDPLAVGIWGAAGVAIWMAPTIGPKFAPEGIPFFGYGLMLFIGFTTAVFLATRRAAEQGLPPEKIWDLAVAIFIPGLIGARLFFAVQYPGKVFTGRTLLENVLSFVNLSQGGIVLFGGLLMGTVAYFVFCYWNRIDPLRLADIITPSIFVGVGFGRIGCLLNGCCYGDVCHLPFGIQFPGSSVTYSEFVYRGVISPVELATPWLQPTQIYSAIDGFVIALAAYLYYPYRTRHGAVFGLAVLTYSITRYLIELLRSDEEGQFSTSLTISQWVSLGVGICVCALLVYVFLCAQKLQRKRLTESVPG; encoded by the coding sequence ATGCTCCAGGTCTTGTTTCGTATCCCCTGGGATCATCTGACGATTAGGGGCGTGGAGATTCCCACCTTCGGGTTGGGGATTGTGCTCTTCGTCTGGGCTTTATTGGGGGCTGCTATTTTTGGCCGGATGGTGTGGCAAGGGCGGGTCACTGATCTGCTTCGAGATCCACTGGCCGTCGGAATCTGGGGTGCTGCCGGAGTGGCGATCTGGATGGCTCCCACGATTGGGCCAAAATTTGCGCCAGAGGGGATCCCATTTTTTGGTTACGGCCTGATGCTGTTTATCGGCTTTACGACGGCTGTATTTCTGGCAACCAGGCGGGCGGCAGAGCAGGGGTTACCACCAGAAAAAATCTGGGATCTGGCGGTGGCGATTTTTATTCCGGGGCTGATTGGTGCCCGTCTGTTCTTTGCCGTGCAGTATCCCGGGAAAGTCTTTACGGGCAGGACGCTCCTCGAAAATGTGCTGTCGTTTGTGAATTTATCCCAGGGAGGAATTGTCCTCTTTGGCGGGTTATTGATGGGAACAGTCGCTTATTTTGTGTTCTGTTACTGGAACCGGATTGATCCACTTCGACTGGCTGACATTATCACACCATCGATTTTTGTGGGCGTCGGTTTTGGTCGCATTGGTTGTCTGCTCAATGGTTGCTGTTACGGAGACGTCTGTCATCTCCCCTTTGGCATTCAGTTTCCAGGCTCGAGTGTGACCTACAGCGAATTCGTGTACCGGGGTGTTATCAGTCCTGTCGAATTGGCCACTCCCTGGCTGCAACCAACACAAATCTATAGTGCGATCGATGGATTTGTTATCGCTTTGGCAGCGTATTTGTACTATCCGTACCGCACCCGGCATGGCGCCGTGTTTGGCCTGGCGGTGCTGACGTATTCCATCACACGCTATCTGATTGAACTCCTGCGAAGCGACGAAGAGGGGCAATTTTCGACCTCGCTGACGATTTCGCAATGGGTGAGTTTAGGTGTGGGAATTTGTGTTTGTGCACTTTTAGTGTATGTGTTCCTCTGTGCACAAAAGTTGCAGCGCAAAAGACTCACAGAGTCAGTTCCCGGTTGA
- a CDS encoding SDR family NAD(P)-dependent oxidoreductase — MQISNQVVLVTGGGKGIGEALAIKASQQSPRVVIVADRDQSFAESVAARCESVAEAICCDVCVPTDLAKLTNHITERYGSIDIVFSNAGATAKGGLETSLEDWNKLWQINVLSHVELARLTIPHMAQKGSGAFIVTASAAGVLTEIGSLAYSVTKHGSLAIAEWLSVHYRRQGVQLHCLCPAGVATDFLDLDDPIHQFLHMSALTAEQVAEAAFEAIELNRFLVLPHKEVLEFFQFKTQDYDRWLHNFSRVQERLAKLASKNQS, encoded by the coding sequence ATGCAGATATCTAACCAGGTTGTACTGGTCACGGGTGGAGGAAAAGGGATTGGTGAGGCTCTGGCGATCAAAGCCTCACAGCAATCCCCTCGTGTAGTGATCGTGGCAGATCGAGACCAGAGTTTTGCCGAATCTGTTGCGGCACGTTGTGAGTCCGTCGCTGAAGCGATCTGCTGTGATGTCTGCGTACCCACCGATTTGGCAAAACTGACGAATCACATCACCGAGAGATACGGTTCGATCGATATCGTTTTTTCCAATGCCGGCGCGACAGCCAAGGGTGGGCTTGAAACTTCTCTGGAAGACTGGAACAAGCTCTGGCAGATCAATGTGCTCTCGCATGTCGAGCTGGCACGATTGACGATTCCTCACATGGCTCAAAAGGGGAGTGGTGCATTTATTGTGACCGCTTCAGCCGCTGGAGTTTTGACGGAAATTGGTTCATTGGCATACTCTGTCACCAAGCATGGCAGCCTTGCCATTGCCGAATGGCTTTCAGTTCATTATCGACGACAAGGGGTGCAGCTTCATTGCCTTTGTCCTGCGGGAGTCGCGACTGACTTTCTGGATCTGGATGACCCGATTCATCAGTTCCTGCACATGAGTGCCTTGACCGCTGAGCAGGTCGCTGAGGCCGCTTTTGAAGCGATCGAGCTCAATCGCTTTCTCGTATTACCGCACAAGGAAGTTCTGGAATTCTTCCAGTTCAAAACGCAGGACTACGACCGCTGGCTGCATAACTTTTCGCGAGTACAGGAGCGGCTAGCCAAACTGGCTTCTAAAAATCAGAGTTAG
- a CDS encoding DUF1571 domain-containing protein, producing the protein MWLVIDRPSGARFVRASLLTGCAGLLLLAISGRTLAQQAPVAVNTAAEISEAHPLAPALKLAYESREALKDVVDYDATFSKRELINGKLKPQVCYVRIRKQPFSVYMKFIKPNEGREVIFVEGQNKNMLQGHETGVLSMIGTVSLPIDGPDAMAENRYPITMLGIHSLLDQVIKQWESEARYGEVEVNFYRNAKLGKDINVEVIESTHPKPRNQFRFHMTRLFIDKATRLPLRVEQYGFPQSGDQSPPLVEEYSYVSLRTNLGLKNIDFSVDNPQYKFK; encoded by the coding sequence ATGTGGTTGGTTATCGATAGGCCGTCAGGAGCTCGTTTTGTCAGGGCCAGTCTGCTGACTGGCTGTGCGGGATTACTCTTGCTGGCAATTTCAGGTCGCACACTGGCGCAGCAAGCCCCGGTGGCAGTCAATACCGCTGCAGAAATCAGTGAAGCCCACCCTCTGGCACCTGCCTTAAAGCTGGCTTATGAATCTCGTGAAGCGCTTAAGGATGTGGTTGATTACGACGCGACATTCAGCAAGCGGGAATTGATTAACGGAAAACTGAAGCCTCAGGTCTGCTATGTTCGCATTCGCAAGCAGCCTTTCAGTGTCTACATGAAGTTCATCAAGCCCAATGAAGGGCGTGAGGTGATCTTCGTCGAGGGGCAGAACAAGAACATGCTGCAAGGCCATGAAACGGGCGTCCTTTCGATGATCGGGACGGTTTCACTCCCGATTGACGGTCCCGACGCCATGGCTGAAAATCGCTATCCGATTACGATGCTCGGCATTCACAGCCTGCTGGATCAGGTCATCAAACAGTGGGAGAGTGAAGCCCGATACGGTGAGGTCGAGGTCAATTTTTATCGGAATGCCAAACTGGGCAAAGACATCAATGTGGAGGTGATCGAGTCCACTCACCCCAAGCCTAGGAATCAGTTTCGATTTCACATGACGAGACTGTTTATCGATAAGGCCACCAGGCTGCCACTTCGAGTCGAGCAGTACGGGTTTCCTCAGTCGGGAGATCAGTCTCCACCGCTGGTCGAAGAGTACTCCTATGTTTCGTTGAGAACGAATCTGGGTCTGAAAAATATCGATTTCTCGGTGGATAATCCTCAGTACAAATTCAAGTAA
- the der gene encoding ribosome biogenesis GTPase Der — translation MSIPKVAIVGRPNVGKSSILNWLAQKRISVVDPTAGVTRDRVMYLMHEGDRYFELVDTGGIGIVDVDDLSNEIDYQINVGIQEADLILFVVDGSAGLTALDLEVSRRLRPISTRKLVVVNKCDSPKLDLELGPFYALADGPIVVTSVKGNRNRNDLMAAILENLPDANADEQQDGAQDTAEPELKLAIVGRRNVGKSTFVNSLAETERMIVSEIPGTTRDSVDVRFELDGKSFVAIDTPGVRKRKSLANDIEWYGLARAKRSIRRANVVLMFFDCTQPISRVDKQLVHEIYEYHKPCIFVVNKWDLHGDQEMEAWNEYLLQNFASMRHVPLAFITGMTGKNVKKLINLAQSIFKQALMRIGTGELNRLVKKAVKNWPPPMRQNRNVKLYYATQVAAEPPTIVLKCNDANLLDDSWKRYLLGVFREELPFKEVPIKLYFRSRETDSAGRLKPQNQDDRNEIQEVFDSEVDDFEDEETLYDGEQDFDAGPASAHDEQD, via the coding sequence ATGTCGATTCCCAAAGTTGCTATCGTCGGTCGACCCAATGTCGGCAAAAGCTCGATTCTCAATTGGCTGGCCCAGAAGAGAATCTCGGTGGTCGACCCCACCGCTGGTGTCACGCGTGATCGCGTCATGTATCTGATGCATGAAGGGGATCGTTATTTTGAACTGGTGGATACCGGCGGAATTGGAATTGTCGATGTGGACGACCTCAGTAACGAGATCGACTATCAGATTAACGTGGGGATTCAGGAAGCGGACCTGATCCTGTTTGTCGTCGATGGTTCAGCCGGTTTAACGGCACTCGATCTCGAAGTGTCACGACGACTGCGCCCGATTTCCACACGCAAGCTGGTGGTGGTTAACAAGTGCGATTCACCGAAGCTCGATCTTGAGTTGGGGCCCTTCTACGCTCTGGCCGATGGCCCGATTGTGGTCACGAGTGTTAAAGGAAACCGAAATCGCAATGACCTGATGGCTGCCATCCTGGAAAATCTTCCTGATGCCAATGCCGACGAGCAGCAGGATGGGGCACAGGATACAGCCGAACCCGAATTGAAACTGGCCATTGTTGGTCGCCGTAATGTGGGGAAAAGCACTTTCGTGAATTCTCTGGCTGAGACGGAGCGAATGATCGTCAGCGAAATTCCCGGTACGACGCGCGACAGTGTTGATGTGCGATTTGAACTCGATGGGAAATCGTTCGTCGCGATTGATACACCCGGAGTTCGCAAGCGAAAGTCTCTGGCGAACGATATCGAGTGGTATGGCCTCGCCAGAGCCAAGCGCAGTATCCGGCGTGCGAATGTCGTGCTCATGTTCTTCGATTGCACACAGCCCATCTCACGCGTCGATAAACAATTGGTGCATGAAATCTACGAGTACCACAAACCCTGTATTTTTGTCGTCAATAAATGGGATCTGCATGGCGACCAGGAAATGGAAGCCTGGAATGAGTACCTGCTGCAGAACTTTGCCAGCATGCGGCATGTTCCTCTGGCCTTCATCACCGGAATGACCGGAAAGAACGTCAAAAAGCTGATCAATCTTGCACAATCAATCTTCAAGCAGGCATTGATGCGTATTGGCACAGGCGAACTCAATCGGCTGGTCAAAAAAGCGGTCAAGAACTGGCCGCCGCCGATGCGGCAGAATCGTAACGTTAAGCTGTACTATGCGACTCAAGTGGCTGCTGAGCCCCCCACCATCGTCTTAAAATGTAATGACGCCAACCTGCTGGACGACAGTTGGAAACGCTACCTGCTGGGCGTCTTCCGAGAAGAGCTCCCCTTCAAGGAAGTTCCTATCAAGCTGTATTTCCGCAGTCGAGAGACAGACTCGGCTGGTCGCCTTAAGCCGCAAAACCAGGATGACCGCAACGAAATACAGGAAGTCTTTGATTCCGAAGTCGATGATTTCGAAGATGAAGAAACGCTCTATGATGGCGAGCAGGATTTTGATGCAGGCCCTGCCAGCGCTCATGATGAACAGGATTAA
- a CDS encoding DUF1570 domain-containing protein — protein sequence MIRPHMLACLVCWLAGLSPMVLHGDDWKSRHEAGNLSIFAEFPLRDVQGLVDELAALQGEIEATLRLKANDQPIEIYLFASRGSYVNHVSVRVPNAVNRRALYVQGKDAGRIYAYRHREMDIDVRHEATHAILHNCLPFVPLWLDEGLAEYFEVRQAERKSQNPHHSSTKWVRRFGGRPDLVALEKKRNLSEFDGGDYRDAWSVVHFMLHGPPAARKILEEYFETISEGGVPQSFSQAFPDQLGNWGSLYAQHFR from the coding sequence ATGATTCGGCCTCACATGCTCGCCTGCCTGGTCTGCTGGCTGGCAGGTTTGTCTCCCATGGTGCTGCACGGTGATGATTGGAAGTCTCGTCATGAAGCCGGGAATCTCTCCATTTTCGCCGAGTTTCCCTTGAGAGATGTGCAGGGGCTCGTGGATGAATTGGCTGCACTCCAGGGAGAGATCGAAGCGACGTTAAGGCTCAAGGCCAATGATCAGCCGATCGAGATCTATCTTTTTGCCAGTCGCGGGTCTTACGTGAATCACGTTTCGGTCCGAGTACCCAATGCCGTCAATCGTCGGGCATTGTACGTGCAAGGAAAAGACGCCGGACGAATCTATGCCTATCGTCATCGAGAGATGGATATCGATGTGAGGCATGAGGCGACACATGCAATTTTGCACAACTGCCTGCCATTTGTACCTCTCTGGCTGGATGAGGGATTAGCGGAGTATTTTGAAGTCAGGCAAGCGGAACGCAAGTCGCAGAATCCTCACCACTCATCGACAAAATGGGTTCGCCGCTTTGGTGGACGTCCTGATCTGGTCGCTCTGGAAAAGAAGAGAAATCTCTCGGAGTTTGATGGGGGGGATTATCGAGACGCGTGGTCTGTTGTGCACTTCATGCTCCACGGGCCACCCGCAGCCCGCAAGATACTCGAAGAATACTTTGAGACCATCAGTGAAGGGGGCGTACCCCAGTCTTTCAGTCAGGCATTTCCAGATCAGCTTGGCAATTGGGGCAGCTTGTATGCACAGCATTTCCGTTGA
- a CDS encoding sigma-70 family RNA polymerase sigma factor has translation MQTLTDEELIQAAQTGHTEGFTLLVRRYEQRLFRSMTRISGSPEDAEDICQEAFTRAWRAISKFRGESQFYSWVFRIALNLLRSSKRQLKASASLDAVRDAIGDDLEDQRADVDPSHNLQVRDQQRVVQAAMDAMEESFRTVLVLTDLEEMSYEEIARVVDCPVGTVRSRIHRARQEFRGRVERLLRQEQRAC, from the coding sequence GTGCAGACGCTCACTGACGAAGAATTGATTCAAGCCGCACAAACCGGTCATACGGAGGGTTTTACCCTCCTTGTGAGACGGTACGAGCAGCGTCTTTTCCGGTCGATGACGCGAATTTCGGGCTCTCCGGAGGATGCTGAAGATATTTGTCAGGAAGCGTTTACGCGCGCCTGGCGAGCGATCTCCAAATTCCGTGGTGAATCGCAGTTTTATTCGTGGGTCTTTCGAATTGCCTTGAATCTGTTGCGCTCATCAAAAAGGCAATTGAAGGCCTCGGCCTCACTGGATGCCGTGCGGGACGCGATTGGCGATGATCTGGAAGATCAACGTGCAGATGTCGATCCAAGCCACAACCTGCAGGTGCGAGATCAACAGCGGGTCGTGCAGGCAGCCATGGACGCCATGGAAGAGTCGTTTCGAACAGTGCTGGTGCTCACCGATCTGGAAGAGATGAGCTATGAAGAAATCGCTCGTGTCGTGGATTGCCCGGTAGGGACAGTCCGCAGCCGGATTCATCGGGCAAGACAAGAATTTCGAGGTCGAGTGGAGCGACTGTTAAGGCAGGAACAAAGAGCCTGTTAA